A segment of the Synergistaceae bacterium genome:
ACCCAGCTCAACGAAAGAGTCTTCTATCTTAGGAGCAACGCACGGGGTGCTGGGAATCAAAAGCACGTCAACTTCTGTAAAGATCTTTCTCATTTCTTCCCTATAATAATTTAGCATTCTCTTAGCTCTTAGGTATTGCTCAGCGAGAATAAACTGACCTGCTGTCATTCCAGCAAAAATGTCCGGCGAATAAAGATGCCCTTTTTCTTCCAGATATTTGCTGTGATAACTCAACACCTCAGGAAGCTGTATAACCAGCGATGCTGTTCGTGAGTTTTGCAAATCGGGCATTTCAACACTTTTCAGAGTTGCCCCCATAGCAACAATATTTTTTTTGACCTTCTCTAAAGCTTCCTCAATTTCCGGATCCAGGTCATCATAAAAAAAAGTATTGGGAATGCCGACAACGATCTGTTTTTTGTTCTCTTGTGATTTGTTGCCATCAATTTTGATACCCTGTACCAGGGAAGATAGGACCAGTTTAATGTCATATGCCGTCTGTGTAATAATACCAACATGATCAAGAGACCAGCAGTAAGGGATAACACCCTCAGTTGAAAGCAGACCATAAGTAGGCTTCAAGCCTACCAGGCCACAAAGTGCAGCAGGAACTCTTACAGATCCACCGGTATCCGTGCCAAGAGAGAAAAATCCATAACCTGCAGCCACAGCGCCGCCTGAGCCACTGCTGCTCCCTCCGGCTATCCTGGTGCTGTCATAGGGATTTGGCACTGTACCATAATGAGGATTTATTCCTATTGCTCCATGTGCAAATTCATGCAGGTTGACTTTACCGAGAAGGACAGAGCCGTTATCACTTAATTGATTTACTACTGCTGCATCTTCTTCAGGCACATAATCTGCAAGGACTTTCGAACCGCCAGTCGTTTTTATTCCTTTTGTTTTAAAAAGATCTTTTAGCGTATAAGGGATACCATGGAGGGAGCTTTTTACTTCTCCTGAGGAAATTTCTTTCTCGGCTTTTAATGCTTCCTCCATAGCTCTTTCTTCTGTAATTGTAATAAAAATATGATTTTGAGGGTTATGTTTCTTTGCGTCACCAATAAGATTACCCACCAGTTCGGTTGGTTTCAATTCTCCTGAAACATACTTTTCAGAAATCTCTTTGATCGTTCTCATTTTTTATATGCCTCACTTAAAAAGGACTGTATTTTTCTAAATCCTGTGATTTCAAAGCATTGACCGAGTCAATTATGTCTTGGAAGCTCGAAATAACTCCATATTTAGGATTTACAAGCTCGTCTATACTGCTGGATAATGAAGGATAGCATTTAAACTCATCCAAAATTGAGTAAAGTGTTTCAGATCTCACCTTATTCATTGCTTCAACACCTTTCATAAACAGCTTTGATTATTTTTAACAATATTGAGGTCTTATATAAGACCTCAATATTGTTGATTTATTTAGAATATATTTTAATTACTTATTACAGAACGAGAATCGACTTATCCATCGGAGTCAGGTATTCGTAACCGTCCTTTGTTACTACTACCGAGTCTCCAACTCTTCCTGCGGTACCGTTATCAAGTGAGACAGCTCCGTCAACAGCAAAAGTCATGCCTTCTTCAAGAATCGTATCATCGTCTACACGAATTTCAGGTTTTTCAAGGCGCGAGTAACCTACAGCACGTCCAGTTCTGTAACATATTCCATAACCCAAATCTTCATAATACTTCGCTGACGCTTTATGTACATCAGATGCTTTCACTCCAGGCCTAATCATATCCAGAGCAATCTTTTGCCCTTGAATAGACTGGTTATAAACCATTTCCTCTTCTTTTGTGAAGCTTCCAATAAAGTACTGACGGTCAAATCCAACCTTCATGCATTTAAACTCTGCAACATTACAAAAACACATATAGACAGAATCGCCCTTATTGATCTTCTTAATGCTCGCACGTTTATGTACCATATGCATATTGGGTCCTGTTTGGAGTATCTGGAGGTCATGTGTTAGTGGTGAATAATAAGCGTTTACTCCAGACTGATCTTCTGAAAGCAGTTCCGCATATTTCTGGGTTCCACCGTTGATGATAGCAAGAGCTACCTCATATTCTGGCACACCTGGACCGATTGTGTCACGTGCAGCTTCACACATAGCCACAGCAACTTTTCCTGCTTTTTTCATTATTGCAATTTCTTCTGGGGTCTTGATCATGCGTTGACGGCTCATAGTCATATACATATCTTTTATTTTTGACCCTTCGCTTTGTTCCGCTATGAAATTGCCAAGGACGGCATGTGTCTTGTTTACTTCTAGACCAATTGTCTTCTTGCCCTTAAGAGCTTGTTTGATGTCTCCACGCCATTCGTCGCCAATACCATCTGTCCAGGGGAGTAATCTCTCTACCCAAGTCATTTCTCTAGCCATATTAAGTTCTAGACTGGGCAGAACGACACTTATTTCTCCACTCTGAGGAATAATTGCAATAGTGGGGCGCCCAAAATCCATTCCCAGATAGTCGTGAATCCCAGTAA
Coding sequences within it:
- a CDS encoding aminopeptidase P family protein, yielding MFSRMQNKVKELQQKMGEQGVDVTFAMDPDSVYYFTGIHDYLGMDFGRPTIAIIPQSGEISVVLPSLELNMAREMTWVERLLPWTDGIGDEWRGDIKQALKGKKTIGLEVNKTHAVLGNFIAEQSEGSKIKDMYMTMSRQRMIKTPEEIAIMKKAGKVAVAMCEAARDTIGPGVPEYEVALAIINGGTQKYAELLSEDQSGVNAYYSPLTHDLQILQTGPNMHMVHKRASIKKINKGDSVYMCFCNVAEFKCMKVGFDRQYFIGSFTKEEEMVYNQSIQGQKIALDMIRPGVKASDVHKASAKYYEDLGYGICYRTGRAVGYSRLEKPEIRVDDDTILEEGMTFAVDGAVSLDNGTAGRVGDSVVVTKDGYEYLTPMDKSILVL
- a CDS encoding amidase, coding for MRTIKEISEKYVSGELKPTELVGNLIGDAKKHNPQNHIFITITEERAMEEALKAEKEISSGEVKSSLHGIPYTLKDLFKTKGIKTTGGSKVLADYVPEEDAAVVNQLSDNGSVLLGKVNLHEFAHGAIGINPHYGTVPNPYDSTRIAGGSSSGSGGAVAAGYGFFSLGTDTGGSVRVPAALCGLVGLKPTYGLLSTEGVIPYCWSLDHVGIITQTAYDIKLVLSSLVQGIKIDGNKSQENKKQIVVGIPNTFFYDDLDPEIEEALEKVKKNIVAMGATLKSVEMPDLQNSRTASLVIQLPEVLSYHSKYLEEKGHLYSPDIFAGMTAGQFILAEQYLRAKRMLNYYREEMRKIFTEVDVLLIPSTPCVAPKIEDSFVELG